The Lactuca sativa cultivar Salinas chromosome 2, Lsat_Salinas_v11, whole genome shotgun sequence genome includes the window GATGTTAGGGTTTTTTTTGGgtattagagtgagagagagagagagagagagagagagagagatagaaaagAACGATGGAAATAAGATAGAGAATAACAATGGCggcctttcaaacttttgggattttcGTTTCCCCCAGCTGCAAAAGAAGAGAACGCgcctttcattaaaaaaatataaagcgacatttctagaTGACGCCCATTTTTAAATAAGTgacctccgtgtttttaatttttttgctgGACATTAaatttagggcacgcacaaaagcgtgtcctttatccttcaaattttagaagagatgacattatttttagggcacacgcttttgcgtatcgtaaagcaccgcgtgtcattgtttgcgcgttaTTAAAgagctgttttctagtagtgaacggatttaaataaaaaaattgaataGTAGCTGAAAATGTTAAAAACGTaccttatattgatgaagaaaggAGGTATTTGTAATGGTACTGCTGAAAGATATTTCATTGTTCCCAGTCTtggcaccaccaccaccaatacACTTGAGATTTCGCAGGCCATATAAATTGAGAGAATCAAGAAGAGGGAAGAGAGTGGTGCTTGTTGTGTGGGTAGATGTAGATGGAGAtgttattttttttcttcttcttgttcttcaccATCTCTCTTTAAAACCACTTCTTCAATACCATCACAATCTTTTATCTCAACTTTCTTTAGGCTGGAAAGGAGCTTTGCCATGAGAGGTGAAAATAAGTACTTAATGCTATGACACCTTCTCATTTCTATGGTTGCGAGGTTGTGAAATGGAGATTCTGGCTGTTGTTTCTGAATGAATTAAATTCATTCCAGTTGCACTTACACACGTGACTCATCCCCTCCATATCACTTATTTCCAAATTCTCAAGGTAGAGAAGTATATGTTGTTGATTATCCTGACTTGTTGGAGTACTCTTGATCTCAAATATCACCTCTACTCCTAGATATCTCCCCAACTTAAGATTATGGAGATTATGAAATGAGTGTGTGAGACATGATGGGAATAAAGTATTCTGCACAAATATCCCAACAAGAAATGTAATTAGTAACTATAATAGTCAAGCTAAAGTCGAATACCTCAACGATTTGTAACTGTATATCTATTCACAAGTCCTtttcttaaaaattaaatttgAGAAGGATTATTTTGATTTTAAGTATTCCTTCAAGGAATATCTGGTCAACAATTTTAAGAACATTCCTACTAATTTTGTCCTTAAAAGAGTGAATTTTttgttatttgaataaaaaatcatgaaaagcttcATTAGTTCCTACCCACCAAACAAAAGTTGGGTATCTATTGAAGAAAATGTGAAATCTTTTCAAAAAAGAGACGGAGTTGGTAATTTGTTTTGATAAGCAACAGTAGTTTGtgaaatgcaaaaataaatgcaTTAAACCATACCTCTTGCCCTGAGCTACTTTCAACCGATCCATATTTTCTTCTGATTCCATCCGAATCATCTATTTTCATGTAGATAAGTGCCCCGAGATCAAAATCGGTGGTAATAGGTGAGAGAAAATTTCTAAATCTTTTACAACTCTCAATACTTATGCTTTCAACAACTTGAAAGCAACGGATAGGGAGACAAGAGTTATTTTCACCACCTTTTATCCTCCACACCTCCCTTAGCTTCCTTAATTTCTCTACTTCAATGTTTCTCAAACTGTTGATGTTGCCGCCTTCTCCAGTCTCACCAATGCAATCCAAGTCGATGTTAAACAACGATTCAACGGAACCAGAATCCTTGACTTTAAACCCTTCAAGCTCACACAACAATGGCATGGGATTGCATGGAAATATATTCACAAGATTTTCACACTCAACCACTTCAATCTCTCTCAACTTAACTTTCTCACTCGTCCTAAAGTCACAAGGCCATATCTCCTCCAAACCACCCATATGCTCAATGTATAGTTTCTTCAACTTAGGAACCAAAACCTAAAAAATAATGAAGTTCTGTTTATAGCCCGTTAAAAACTATACACCATGCAATCAACTTACAAATAAATTTTCGTATATATTTCACCggttattaaacaaaaaacaccaTGTGAATGCAACCTCTTTTGAAAATTCTAATTGAAAAGATTGTTTGAATTGTATCAACATAAAAACATATTTACATCTTCCTTTAACGAGCAAGATGTTGCCAGCTTATTCTTGGAATAAACGCTTGTGATATTTGGAATTCCGCTGATTCTCAACTCCTTGAGTTGTGGTAGCGCAATTATGTTGACATTCTGGCACAAATCCAATAACTCTGGTAGCCCACTCAACAATAGAAGCTTCAACTTGGGGAATGTAATTGTCTCTTCTCCTCTATCCCCGTTATGTATGAGTTCTTTCATAACAGGGCAATCACAAACCTTGAGATATTCAAGATTTGACAAAGTTTTTGCAACACTGAGTGTAAAAAGTATCTCAACTCTGCACACTCTGAAACAACAAGGATTTTTAAATTGCAGAACGAAGAGGACTGAGGATGCAGTGAAGACTTCGCCTCAACATCTTCAAGATCATTCATATCATCCACACTTAAACACAGCACCACCGTTTTCTCAAATAACTCGTTAATTCTAGATCCCATTAGTTCACCTTTTTGGGTTACCAACTTCAACGTGTTTTCGAAAGAGTGCTTTCTTGTTATGAAATCATAATCTTCGTTTAAAGAACCTCCCATCGAGACCTTGGATCGTTCAAGATTCTCAAATGATAGATTCTTCCAATGAGCATCATTTTCAAAGATGTCAAATTCCAGAAAGGTTTTTCCAACGTTCAACCACTTCATTGCAGTTATCACCTTTAAAGTTGATGGTCTCTCCATGATAATCAAAAGGGCATGCATAGAGCTTTTCAAGTCTGACCAAATTTTTAAATACACCATTATCTATACGAAGACCGCCACAACCTGTCACATCCAGTACCCTTAACTTCTTCAAATTTCTGATTGTTGAAGGTAGAGATCTAATGCCAGATTTAGCAAAGCTGAGCACTGCCAGATTCGAAAGGCTTCCAATAGAAGAAAAATCAAACATCAATGAGCATCGGTGGAGACGAAGCACTCGAATGTTGGTGGAGCTTCCAAACATCATCCAGTATTACGAGGAACTTACTTTCACCTCCCTTTAATTTGGCCTCAAACCCTTGACGAAGTTCGTCGACTCTTACCTGTTTAGCTTGGTCCTTTAGCTGTATACCCAGGTAACTTGCTATAGATTCCTGAATAGCATTGATGTCCGGATTTTCCCCTACAACAGCCATAACAAAATAACTGAACATTTTCTTTTCAACTACAGTCTGCCTCAGCTTCTTCATCATAGTGGTCTTCCCCACTCCGCCCATCCCCCATAAGGCTACCATATGAGGTTTGTGGTCGGGTCTGAGTGCTTTCAGTGCTTCTGTAAAAGTATGCACTCTTGACTGGAAGTCATTGTGATCACCTGATGGTGTAGAGGTGGATGCATGGTGGAATCAATTCTTCCCAAAGGAATTTTCTCATCAGTCCATTTGATCAGAGAGagttgtgttgtgatactatctATCTCGTTGATTATCTTGGAGGCTTTGCTTCCAAGTTTGTGCCTACTATTGAAATCGAGACAACCGAGGTCTTTAGTTGGAA containing:
- the LOC111898993 gene encoding uncharacterized protein LOC111898993 isoform X1 — encoded protein: MKELIHNGDRGEETITFPKLKLLLLSGLPELLDLCQNVNIIALPQLKELRISGIPNITSVYSKNKLATSCSLKEDVLVPKLKKLYIEHMGGLEEIWPCDFRTSEKVKLREIEVVECENLVNIFPCNPMPLLCELEGFKVKDSGSVESLFNIDLDCIGETGEGGNINSLRNIEVEKLRKLREVWRIKGGENNSCLPIRCFQVVESISIESCKRFRNFLSPITTDFDLGALIYMKIDDSDGIRRKYGSVESSSGQENTLFPSCLTHSFHNLHNLKLGRYLGVEVIFEIKSTPTSQDNQQHILLYLENLEISDMEGMSHVCKCNWNEFNSFRNNSQNLHFTTSQP